The following is a genomic window from Bacillus sp. V2I10.
CTCCCATTATTTGATTTCGATCGCCGAGGCCTTGTTGTCCCAATCCGAAGCCATATTAGCAGTTTTACCATACCAATCGGAATGTCTAAACAATACTCCTCTGCCATACCCTTGATATGAAGTATGCTCCCACAGCGTCGTCGAATAGCTTGAAGAAGGTGACGCCGTACTTAAGGAGGAAATTCTGTCATTCCATCTGGAAGACAAGTTTGTAAACCCGTCTCTCCAATAAATATACTGCCCACCTTTATTTTTATACTCATAGAAATCGGTACAACAAGGACCGCTGCCCATGATCTCGACTTTGTTTTGAAGTCTCTGTTTATCTTTTTCGATAAATGCCTGCAAAGTTTCCCTGCTCGTAAATCCATACGCTAACCAATCGCCATTTTTATTCTGTTTGGGCAAAACCATGGTTACTTTTATGTCTTTGTTGGATGTGTTATTTACTTTGACCTGGGAATCCACATCTTTTCCATCCACAGTTAAATAGTGGAAAGATTCAATCGTATAATCATTTACCTGTTTCCCATTAATTAAATCATACTGACTTATCTTTTTTTCAGCCGCAAAAGATACATTAGAAAAGGAGAAAATCGCCAATAAGCTAAAAGAAACAGCAATCATGAGACTGTAAATCGTTTTCACTTCAACAACTCCCTATTCATAAATTACATACCATTTAAATATAGCCGAACTCATTTTTTTCTTAAAGGTTCGAAATACATATATTTAACCTAGACTATATTACCAATTAATACCATAAGATCTTTAACAATATATCACGTTTTTAAACTACTTTATTGTCAATCAACACTTAAGAGTCGATTTAATGGAATTATCAATGAAAAAAGAACGCTTTATAGGGGTAGAGGGAGCCCCTTATGTGTTAGAAAAAGCAAATGAGATCGTTTATCTCTTTCATTTTCTTTTCTTTTTACGGTTCCCCTTTTTTTCAACCATTAATGATTCTAGCCAGCGTAGTTTAATCCTTATCAATGAACTCTGCTAGCTCTTTTTGGGTCATTCCTTTATTTTTACTATCCAATGCACAAATTACATTACATTGCTCTGTAGTAATACCATAGTTTTTTAACTCTTTTTGAAAATAATTTGTTATTTTTGCATTTTTCCGATGAATGATAAAACCCGGAATATCATATAAATGCAGCAATCAACCTTCACCTCTCGCATACCATTATAAACTATGACCTCATAAATTAAGTTAAAAAAACCAGTGTCTTAACCGACACTGGTTTCTCTTTTTTCTATTTATCTAGGTAAAATAAAAGGTGCTGTTCTACCTTTGAACGCTGGTTCCCCATCTTCACCAATAAACGGTCCAAATTCCATAGTAAACTTCTTATACAGCTGAAATTCATCTTTCCTGAACAAGAACACGTGTAATTTCTCGCCTTGTTGACCAGTTGCAATTTCTAGAGGATCACTCGGTTCAGCCATCCCCTGACTTAAAACTCTCGCCCGATTATCATCCACATTAAGAATAGTACCAAGATTCGAAATGCTCACAGGTGAGCTCGATTGATTATCAATCTTTAATTTGACCGTCAAAGACGCAACTCCACTATCCCCAAAATCATTGAACATCTCTTTGTTAGCTTCTGTTGGTATAACATCAGTGTATTGCACACCTTCAAGGGTTACCTTCACATCGCCAATCTGCTGTACTTCATTGATCCCGGATTTTTCAAAAATCATTTTCTTGTCGGCCCAGTTATCTGTAGACAAGCGATCCTGATAAAATTGAGGTTGACCTGCTGTTTCCTTCGCTTGTTCATCGTTGTAAATAAAATCATAAGCTGGTGATTGCTGTTGGAAACTATTTTTATATTGGTCGTTATCTGCCAACCCGCCTTCAATTATGTATTTCGGTTTAACAGTTTTTAGTTTATCAAATTCAGCATTGGTTAAAGTGAAGGTCTGTAAACCTGTTACCTTTTCACCAGCTTCAAATAAAGTGAAGTCATCTTTATTCTTCTTGATTATGTTAATTTGCTGATCTTCCGGTACAAAGTTTTTCCAATCAGACTGAATAAAATCTAAATCATTACTTAGTTGAATTCTGTGATAATTATTATAATACATAGGTTTGTCGGTTCCATTTTCAATGGTAACTTTAGTTGATACCACATATCCATCGATTTGATCGTCAAATAGGATCTTAGAATACTCGTTCATATCTGTTACTTTAACAATCTGGTATTCATCAACAGAAACCTTAAAACCATTCATATCATGTGTGTATTTTGGTTCTTTATTTGTGTAAATAACTTCAACATTACCTTCAGATTCTTCTGCAATATTCGGGTTCAATTCTTCTCCGGCGCTTTCAGAAGGTGGATTTTCTGTTCCTTCAGCTTTCGTTGTTTCTTCAGCTTTCGTTGTTTCCTCTGTTTTTGGCTTAGAATCTTTTTTTTCTGTTGATCCTGAAGCTTCTTCTTCATTTCCGCAAGCTGCTAATAATAGTATTGCTGCAGAAAGGATTGTTGCTGATAATACTTTTGTTTTCCCCACGTTTTCACAACCTTCTTTATTATGTAATACCTCATAATTATAAATGAATACAGACAAAATTCCCTTAAAATTTACAAAATTTTTCCTTTTTCCTTTTATTGTAATTTCCAAAAAACTTTTTTTGCATTTTAAAACAACCCAATCATGTTATTCCAGTCAAAGGGCCTGATACTGGAGTAAGGAAGTAATTTAAAGGGTACCTCTTGAAATTGTAAGTTATTCCAGAAACTTGAAAAGTGGTTTCAAGAACATTTAATCGTTGCATAAAACCTCACTTTTTATTCAGCTATCAGGCGCAGTTAAGCGTGTGAACGTTGATTTATCAATGAAATTAAATCCTGCATAACTATAAATTGTGACAATTTGAAATTCCTTGGCGCCAAATGGTGTTCGTGTGATAGGTCGGTTGGGAATCATTATGTAATCTTTACATGATTATAATATACATCACTCATTTTCTTTCTCAGCCTATGATAAAATGGAATAAAAAGGTATATAAGGAGTGGATCTATTGATGTTTCAACAGAAGATGACCCAACTAGTAAAAATGAAATCAACAACTTGGGGTTATGTGGCATGCATTTCGGCTCTCTTATACGCCGCACCCCATCTTTGGTGGGGGATGGGAATATCTGTAGCTTTCCCAGGCGATTATAAATCATTCCCTGATAACGTTTGGTCAATAGCTATTGGATTTTGGATAATGGGTTTCTTAGCGGTTCTTGCAGCACTCTTTGCACTTTCTTTTATACAACCATGGGGTCGAAGATTTCCTCGTTTAATGCTACTCATACTCGGTTGGATTACATCAGTCGGGTTAACGTTTTGGGGTCTCGGTTTTTTTTACTTAAGGTTTTTTATAGAAATTGGTCGCGTGACATCTTCCCCACAGTTTACTTATCAAGATTCAGAGATACACCCTATAATTTGGGGTTACATTTGGTATTCATTGTTCTTAGTTTGGGGTATCTCGCTAGGTCTTACCGTCCTGCAGTATCAAAGAAGATCTCGTGTACAGAGTGAGGAAGTTAATAAATCCATGTCTATAGACAACTAAGTAAGTAATGGCAGTTACGATAACGAATTTTATTGAAAGGAGAAAAAAATAAGCTTTTTTGTTCAACAATCAGGCGCTTTTCTTCGATAAGGGACAGCGTCAGGAAAATGCGGATATACAACATTAAGGAAATTTCATACTAAAAAGCCCAATTTCTCTGTAAAAAATAGAGAAATTGGGTTCTTTTTCATTACTCCATTAAAGCGCCCGATACTTGAATAAACATTTTACTTATTTTAGCTGGAACATGCTTATTTTCTAATTTATACTTCATCTTTACTATTAATATAAGAATGTCTAAAAAACAAAAATAAAGGTAGAGCTAAAGATAATCCAACTGTAAACAGAGATAAAAGACAAATCCATTTTTCTTTAATGTTATACTTTCGTGATTCATTGAACATAAATACCAAGAAAACAACACATGAGATTAAAAAATCAACTGCAAAAAAGGCCGATATCGTGTTAGTAAATAATAATTCCATTAATAAACCTAAATCAAGTCCATTATCCCTGAGGAACTGAATAAAAAAATAATACGGAAATACAGTACCAATTAGCCCTAAAATCAAATATAATTTTTTCATTGGATAATTTCCCCTTTTTTAACAAAGTTACTATCAGATTACCATAACTAATTCTAAGATCGTTCAAAATATATATATTTTTGAAGATTCCTTTACTAAACAATCTGGCCCAATTCATTAAGAAGAGCGCATTTCCTGCTACAGAAATGCGCCCTATCCTATTATATGGTCCTTTTTAAATAATAGGATAGAATTGCTATCCATAAAGATATTCCCCATGGCAACCAGAACAAAAAGGGAACAAATTGCCCCCAATTTTCATGAGTAATTGAGCCATTTACCAGCATAAATATGATTTGTGGACTGAGCTTTAGCCCCGTTATCTTGATATTAGCCGACATCAACATTAAAATTTGATAAAAATGATCCCATCATTTCTGCCCGTGTATCGTTTTTACCGAAAGGAAATCCGTAGCCACCTAATAACCAGTACAGCACGAGTAACCCGTATAGCAATGACCATAAAGCAGCTGCATACCGAGTCCACTGCGGCCAACGCGACAGCCAGGAATAATATGCTAAATTATCAGTATTTATTTTCGGTTCCATTTCACCCTCCCCTAAGGCTTTTCATAATAAAATTAAAATGTCATCCTCCAAGATATAGTAACCCTTTCAATAAATTAATTAACTTCCTAAAAATATTCTTACTAATTTTACCATTATCCCCTTTCAAAATTAACCTTCTATTACAAGAAAATAGCTTTATTCCTTGCTCCATAATCTGGCCCTTTAGTTGGAGTAACACGAATGAGTTTTACAACATCAACAAAAGCAAAAAAGAAAAACCCTGTATAAATCAATACAGGATTTTGATCAAACTTTAATACAAATTATCAATCTTTTTTATAAACGAGCAGACTTTTTATAAATTATCAAAGTTAAAAAAGGACCTTTCATTAATGAAGATCCTTTTCAGTAAATGAAATGGGTGAACCAGTTGAAGTATGCTGATTAACCCAGTCAAGCGAAACTTTTGAAACGGCAGTCCAGTCAGGAATTTGTGATCTATGTTCTTCGATCCAACTCATACAATATTGCGGGTCTATATTATTTTCTTGGCATTGTGCTAAGAACGACTTAATTGTTGTTTCCGTACAGTTTTGCCATGATCCACAAGTATTTTGCCAAACATTTTCCATTATAAGATCAATTTCAGTAGGCATATATTTGATTCCTCCGTTTTTTAAAAGTTAAGATGAGGCCTTAAAAACTAACATCAATAAGTATGTCCATGGCTAAAAAAATCATACTGCGTAATAGAAATTCAGTTGTTGCCTTGAATAAAGTTTGATTAAAAATACCTCGCAAACCATATTTTAAAGAATCCATTTTGAAAAAAGATTGATCAAAATGGATTCTTTTTCAGTAGATTTAAGTTTGAATTTTATAAAAAAGTTTGATCATTTTCTACCTATGATCTTCAATAATAGCGCCCGATTATGGAAGATTAAGATATGATTATGATTGCTGCCTTTAGCTTGTTAAACTAAAACCTCTTTTGTTTAAATGTATTGTTTCAAAATCTCGTTTATTCAACGTAATTTGGGAAGGGATTTGCATTCTTAAGGCTTTCCATTCAAAGTAAAAAAGATTGGAGCTGAATCAACGTTCTTAATCCATATATGCTCTTGACCACTTAAACCATCCCTCACCAATACGTCACCGTAAAAATCATTTGCCTTTTTGCGAAACCAAGTAAGAAAAGATCCAATAACTTGAGGATCTTCATCAATTTCATTATTCTTAGGAAAGGATATTTGTTTTTGGTCTTCTGTTCTTATATTAATAGCGTATAGAGCTGTTAACATAGTTGGAACAGGTCCTTCCTTCCACTCCTTGTTCTCTATTGCACGCGCCACAATAACCTTGTCTGAAGAGAACCATTCTAAATCAAGGTCTACATAACCTTTAGGTGTATATTCTTTTTGTTGAATAGATGTTGGCATGTCGGCAATCGTGGTCTTCTTGTTTTCAACGAAAAATCTTCCTTCCCCTGAAATATATGCTAGCTGATTATCTGATGGAGCCCACTTCATCCAGTCTTCGTACCCTAGCATTTTTCCTACTGCATGAAATTGTTCTCCTTGATTTGAAAGAACAGATAATGTATTACTATCCATAGACCAGGAAGCTGTAGGAACAGCTATAAAACTAACCCATTTTCCATCGTAACTCCACTTAAAATAGTCAGCATAAATCGCAAACAAATCAGTTTCATTTGTTTGAATCGTATAAAATGGCTTCATTTTATCTTTTGCAAGATTAGCATTGACTGGAATTTTATAAAGTGGGATTGGTCCCCATCCAGTAGGACGCAGACTGGATTGTGAGGAAACGATAAATTCTTTCCCATTCGGAAACCATTCAAACCCACTAACCCCTAATGAGACATTCTCAAAACCCTGTGGGCGACCATTCATTACTTTCGTAACGTTTAATAAACCTTGATCAGTGTAAGCTAATTGATTTTTGATCGGTGACCATTTAAAGTCAGATGTTACTACCCTTATATAAGGCTGGTAGCTTTCTTTTTCCTTTGTATCATATATGAATAAATCCGATTTTTCTCCTTGTTCATCACCATCAATATAAGCAATAAAACGACCGTCATATGACCATTTCGGAGAATACACATATCGATTCTTTGTAATTTGCATTTCTTGTTCTCCCTTTTTAATCCATAGCTGATGGTCACGGATAAATGCAGCAGTGAGTGGGGATTCTGCACTTACCATTATTGATAAGTGAAAACTCAAAGAAAATTAGCAGTAATAAAATACGATATCCCAAGAACATCCCTCCTACCAATAGGATGTCCTGATATTTGATGAAGATTCTTATTAGGATACTCTTCTTCAACTAACCTACTCTTATTTCGCAATAGCGCCAGATTGTGGAAGATCCTAATATAAAAAAATCAATATTTCACTAGTATTTCTTATTGTACTAACGACTACCTTTAGTTGCAGAAGAAACAACTTATTGAATAAATTTGGTACAGTTTCATTAAATAAAATTCCAAACTGATTCTCCTGCTGAGAGAGGAAGGTTAGATAATCTTACACTCACTGTCCTCTTTTTTTATTCCCTTTAGGATTTATCTGAAATGCCTTTTTTTCCGGTGCAAACCAACCAACTAGGGCAATACCGACTAATATTCCATAGAAAATCAGAGTCCAAGCTGGACTGTGGGGAAAATCATGATCTAAAACCCCAATATCCTCATGGGCAAGGGTAATGACAGCAAGTTTGACACCGACCCAAGCAACAATGGCATATGCTGTTGTTTCCAATGCTGGACGTTTTGTAAGAAGTTGAACAAACCAGGTTGCTGCAAACTTAATCAAGATAAGGCCAGCGATACCGCCGAGAAGAACAACGATAAACTGCCCTCCATCCATACCGCCGAAATCGCCGAGCGGTGAATCGGGAAGACCAAGGGCAAGAGCAACCGCAGCTAGTATCGAATCAACTGCAAAAGCGAGGTCAGCCAGCGCAATCTTCCCTACTGTCGGCAAGAAACCTTTTCCGGCGGCTTCCTTTTCATCGTCCTTATGAATATCCTCATTCTTTTTCCCGAAACGCGCCTGAATAACATGCTTTATGCCTAAGTAAAGAAGATAAGCTGCTCCTATCGCCTGTATCTGCCAGACGTTTGCGATAAAAGAAATGGCAAAAAGAGCAATAAATCGAAAAACGAAGGCCATAATGATACCATAATTTATAGCTTTTCTTTTCTCATTTTCGGGTAAATGCTTGGCTATAACTGCTAGTACAAGAGCATTGTCAGCCGATAACAATCCTTCTAATCCGATTAGAATTAACAATGTCCAAGAATACTCTAGCCATAGAGACTCCATCAACTTCTCCCCTTTCTAAAATTAAAATGCAATTTAAAAGTTCCACTAACATTAGAATTTCCCATTAAGCCATAGGTAATCCTATAAAATATCTTAAGTAATTTTGATAGCTTTTTCTCTTCCTTTATTCGGTATTGCACTTTTTCATGTAGGTATTGAAAAACTAACAAAATAAAAGCTCAGAGAAAAAATATGCTTTTATAAATACCATTTTCAAACTGCTGATTATCTTTTTAAAATGCAGTCACCTTTTGATACCTTCTTCATTTAACTTGCTTACGTTAGCTTAAGTACATTTGTTCCCAATCCTCTCTAATTTAAGATAAATATCCAAATTCCTTATTGAGTTGTTATTCCACATAATGGCCGAATACATTAAGACGCCTTCTTATTAATAAAAGGCGCCCGATTGTTGAAGATAAATAATATTATTAAAAGTTCTTGAATCCGGACTTGGCTTATTAAATACCCCATTAGTTTCAACAAGAAATCTACCTCTTAATTATCGTATAGGTACTACAAAGTCTAAGGGGTCAATAAAACCCGAATAATAAAAAAAGAAATTGGATAAGGGTGTATAAACTGCGTAATAGCTCCATAGGAATGAGGAGCTGTTTAAAAAACAACTCCTTTTTTAAACAAACGCCCCCGTTTGTGGAATAAAATATTAAATACAAGGGCTGCGGTGTTAGAAAAAGAAGATTTTACTTAATTATTGGTGCTTGAACGCCATTCTCCCAATCTAAAATAAATGGAGATTGGTGAGGGTTTATACTTTTTGGGATGCAAAAAACTTAATTCTTTACTTTCATTGTAGTTTTTAAAATGCCAGTATAATCTGTTGTATAAAAAATGATTTGAACACTGAAAACTTGATCACCATTAGAGTATTTAGAAAATCCCTTTACTCCTGAATAAATGCCAAAAAGCTCAAATTTATTCAGGGACAGACCTAATTTTTCAAGAACTTCTCTTAAAACAGCTTCTTCAAAAGTTTCTCCTAGTTCGAGTAAGCCTTCAGGTATCCCCTAAGTTTTGGCAGATTTGTTGATTAATGATCAGTTTGAAATTGAATATATAAATGAGGATAAACCGCATCATCATTACATGATTACAGTTAGACGAGTTACGGCATAAAATTTGAGGATAAACACAAGGATGGTAGCAATGCTATTTATTCCACAAGAACAGATGAGTTTAATCTTCTGGTGTTTGAAAAGTTTGGCTTTCAATACATTCTGAGCATTAGTAAAGATGTGACAACAGTCTCAAAGGAAGTATTAGCTGAAATTGCTAACTCAGTAAGAGAGCACTGATATAATTTGGGGTGAGGATCTTCAACAATCGCCCCCGTTTGTTGAAGATCATTTATGTTGTCTTATCGAAGAAAAGCGCCCGATTGTAGAAGATCACTATTAAGGAAAAGTACCCCAATATAACTCCGATAAATAAAATGTTCAGTTGTTTATGGCAATTTTTTAAGTGGTTTTTTAGAAATTCGGGATAGAGCAAGATATCATCAAGTTTATTAATCGCGGGCCACTTATATATTGAAAGTATAACAAAGCAATAAAATTACCTAATTCATCGATGACTAAAATGTCGACTCTACTCTAGAAACAATCACTAATATCCCTTTATAATGCCGATAATACTACTTAATTAGTATTATCGGCTTTTTTATGGTTCAAGTTGTGTTGATACAATGAGGATCAGGCTTTAAACTACATTGTTGCCTTAAAAGATACAAACAATTTCTCGTTAATTTTTTGAGGGGATAAACTCTTTTTCAACAGGAAGTAAGTTGGATACCATGTTGTTAATAGCACTAAACAGAGCTTTTACAGATGAGGTCATAATATCTACGTCAATCCCACAGCCCCAATATACTGTACCATCTAAAGTGGTGATCCCTATATAAGATACAGCTTTTGATCCTGAGCCTATTTCTAGCGCATGCTCCTTATAGACTAAATCTGTATAATGGATACCCAATTGGTTTTGAAGAACGTTGCTAATAGCATCTAGTCTACCATTTCCCATACCGATAAACTCATGTTCTTCATTATTCATCCGGATCGATACAATCGTTTCGTAATGTTCATTTGGAGTAAAATTGTAATTGATAAACTCAACAGGTGTATTAATATTTACATATTCATTGATGAAAATGTCATAGATTTCATTCGGCATAAGCTCCATGTGCTGACGATCCGAAACATTTTTAACACTATATCCAAATCTTTCACACATTTCGGTAGGCAAGTCAAGTCCATATTTTTGCTGAAGTACATAACTGATTCCGCCTTTACCGGATTGGCTGTTAATTCGAATAATATCTCCTTCATATTCTCTGCCAATATCCAGCGGATCAATCAATAGATAAGGTACGGCCCAATGCTGGCATTCTTTTTCTTTGCGCCATTTCATTCCTTTGGCAATGGCATCTTGATGGGAGCCTGAAAATGCAGTAAAAACGAGTTCACCTCCATATGGGTGTCTTTCGTGAACCGTCATTTTTGTCAATCTTTCATACATGGAAATAATTTTAGGGATATTATCAAAATTTAGCTTTGCATCTACCCCATGTGAAAACATGTTTAATGCAAGTGTTACAATGTCTACGTTACCTGTCCTTTCTCCATTTCCAAACAATGTTCCTTCAACTCTCTGCGCCCCTGCAAGCATTCCCAGCTCTGCGTCTGCAACCCCAGTTCCTCTGTCATTGTGTGGATGGATTGAAAGGATCACATTGTTCCGAAAGTTAAGATGCTCACTCAAATACTCAATTTGACTTGCGTAAATGTGAGGCATGGACATTGATACCGTAGCTGGGAGGTTGATAATAACCTTGTTAGCGGCTGTAGGCTGCCATATGTCAAGTACCGAATTGCAAATATCAAGTGCGAACTCCATTTCAGTACCTGTGAAGCTTTCTGGGGAATACTGAAACTGGAAGTTCCCTTCGGTTTCAGCAGCATATTTCTTAAACATTTTTGCACCAGTTACAGCAATGTCAATAATTTGTTCTTTAGATTTCCTGAATACTTGCTCACGCTGTGCCACAGATGTGGAATTGTAAAGGTGCACCACCGCTTTATTCACACCCTGTAGCGCTTCAAATGTTTTACTTATAATGTGTTCTCTTGACTGTGTTAACACTTGAATTGTCACATCATCCGGAATCAAATCTTGTTCAATCAATGTTCGTAAAAAAGCATATTCTGTTTCCGATGCAGCGGGAAAACCCACTTCTATTTCCTTAAAACCCACTTGCAAAAGCAATTGAAAATATTCTAACTTTTCTTCCAGACTCATAGGGACGACCAAAGCCTGATTTCCATCTCGAAGATCCACACTACACCAAGTAGGAGCGTCTTTAATATACTCCTTCTCAGTCCATTTCAAGCTTTTTACTGGAGGCATAAAGTAACCTCTAGAATAATTTTCAATATTTTTCATTCTGACTTCCACCTTTTCCTTAATTTATTTTAAATTAAAATAAAAAAAGCCTATCATCTCATAAGAGACGACAGGCTTTGCCTACGTGGTACCACTCTTTTTGATTCATTTTTTAAAAATTAAACGAACCCACTTAAAGACTTTATTACGGCAGTCAACCGTTAAGACCTACATATCAGTCTTACCACTCCTGGGCGAGTTGGGGAGGTCATCGACTGTCTTTCACCAACCGACAGCTCTCTAAACGACGAATATTCCTTAATAATCCCGATCAATGTGTTTTGAATTATCTGATTTTTGTAATTTTATAATTTGTTTAGTGAATAGTCAACCCAAAATTTAAAAATTAATTTAACTAACTGCTGTTTTATTTAAATGTAATAATTAACATTCTTCATATATACTTATATAGTCTTTTAATTCGATCTTCCACAATCTGGCCCTGATTGTGGAAAAATCGGGCCATTATTGAATAAGCCTTCATAATAAAAAAACGACACCTTTTAACGGTTAGGTTCTCTTCTTTGTACCCGAGAAAGAATCAAACGTTTATAGGAGTTTGGCTATTGTGAGATAAATTTATTTTCTGGTTAAGCTCTTTATTTGTCAATA
Proteins encoded in this region:
- a CDS encoding DUF5068 domain-containing protein, which gives rise to MEITIKGKRKNFVNFKGILSVFIYNYEVLHNKEGCENVGKTKVLSATILSAAILLLAACGNEEEASGSTEKKDSKPKTEETTKAEETTKAEGTENPPSESAGEELNPNIAEESEGNVEVIYTNKEPKYTHDMNGFKVSVDEYQIVKVTDMNEYSKILFDDQIDGYVVSTKVTIENGTDKPMYYNNYHRIQLSNDLDFIQSDWKNFVPEDQQINIIKKNKDDFTLFEAGEKVTGLQTFTLTNAEFDKLKTVKPKYIIEGGLADNDQYKNSFQQQSPAYDFIYNDEQAKETAGQPQFYQDRLSTDNWADKKMIFEKSGINEVQQIGDVKVTLEGVQYTDVIPTEANKEMFNDFGDSGVASLTVKLKIDNQSSSPVSISNLGTILNVDDNRARVLSQGMAEPSDPLEIATGQQGEKLHVFLFRKDEFQLYKKFTMEFGPFIGEDGEPAFKGRTAPFILPR
- a CDS encoding DUF3995 domain-containing protein, which produces MFQQKMTQLVKMKSTTWGYVACISALLYAAPHLWWGMGISVAFPGDYKSFPDNVWSIAIGFWIMGFLAVLAALFALSFIQPWGRRFPRLMLLILGWITSVGLTFWGLGFFYLRFFIEIGRVTSSPQFTYQDSEIHPIIWGYIWYSLFLVWGISLGLTVLQYQRRSRVQSEEVNKSMSIDN
- a CDS encoding DUF2834 domain-containing protein — encoded protein: MKKLYLILGLIGTVFPYYFFIQFLRDNGLDLGLLMELLFTNTISAFFAVDFLISCVVFLVFMFNESRKYNIKEKWICLLSLFTVGLSLALPLFLFFRHSYINSKDEV
- a CDS encoding translocation protein TolB; translated protein: MQITKNRYVYSPKWSYDGRFIAYIDGDEQGEKSDLFIYDTKEKESYQPYIRVVTSDFKWSPIKNQLAYTDQGLLNVTKVMNGRPQGFENVSLGVSGFEWFPNGKEFIVSSQSSLRPTGWGPIPLYKIPVNANLAKDKMKPFYTIQTNETDLFAIYADYFKWSYDGKWVSFIAVPTASWSMDSNTLSVLSNQGEQFHAVGKMLGYEDWMKWAPSDNQLAYISGEGRFFVENKKTTIADMPTSIQQKEYTPKGYVDLDLEWFSSDKVIVARAIENKEWKEGPVPTMLTALYAINIRTEDQKQISFPKNNEIDEDPQVIGSFLTWFRKKANDFYGDVLVRDGLSGQEHIWIKNVDSAPIFFTLNGKP
- a CDS encoding TerC family protein, with translation MESLWLEYSWTLLILIGLEGLLSADNALVLAVIAKHLPENEKRKAINYGIIMAFVFRFIALFAISFIANVWQIQAIGAAYLLYLGIKHVIQARFGKKNEDIHKDDEKEAAGKGFLPTVGKIALADLAFAVDSILAAVALALGLPDSPLGDFGGMDGGQFIVVLLGGIAGLILIKFAATWFVQLLTKRPALETTAYAIVAWVGVKLAVITLAHEDIGVLDHDFPHSPAWTLIFYGILVGIALVGWFAPEKKAFQINPKGNKKRGQ
- a CDS encoding NUDIX domain-containing protein → MPEGLLELGETFEEAVLREVLEKLGLSLNKFELFGIYSGVKGFSKYSNGDQVFSVQIIFYTTDYTGILKTTMKVKN
- a CDS encoding 2-isopropylmalate synthase, with translation MKNIENYSRGYFMPPVKSLKWTEKEYIKDAPTWCSVDLRDGNQALVVPMSLEEKLEYFQLLLQVGFKEIEVGFPAASETEYAFLRTLIEQDLIPDDVTIQVLTQSREHIISKTFEALQGVNKAVVHLYNSTSVAQREQVFRKSKEQIIDIAVTGAKMFKKYAAETEGNFQFQYSPESFTGTEMEFALDICNSVLDIWQPTAANKVIINLPATVSMSMPHIYASQIEYLSEHLNFRNNVILSIHPHNDRGTGVADAELGMLAGAQRVEGTLFGNGERTGNVDIVTLALNMFSHGVDAKLNFDNIPKIISMYERLTKMTVHERHPYGGELVFTAFSGSHQDAIAKGMKWRKEKECQHWAVPYLLIDPLDIGREYEGDIIRINSQSGKGGISYVLQQKYGLDLPTEMCERFGYSVKNVSDRQHMELMPNEIYDIFINEYVNINTPVEFINYNFTPNEHYETIVSIRMNNEEHEFIGMGNGRLDAISNVLQNQLGIHYTDLVYKEHALEIGSGSKAVSYIGITTLDGTVYWGCGIDVDIMTSSVKALFSAINNMVSNLLPVEKEFIPSKN